CCTTGCTTTCCTTCTGCTTGAAGTTTGACATGCCAAGCGTCTAATTCATCAATAAGTTCTGGAATTAACTTCTCTTTCAGTTCTTCTGTATCAAAAGAAGCAGAAGATTCCTTCGATTGTTGATTTTCCTTAAAGGACTCCGCATTAAAGCGAAATTTATCTGTATTAAATGGCATAGAGAAAGCTCCTTTCTTTTACGAGATTCATTGTAACAGGAAATGCTTACATACGCATAGATAATGACTTATGGGCCCAAATAAGGACAGATAATCGTTGGCAAACTCCGATAACCCCAATCAATATGCCCCATCGATTCGCTTTCATTCACCAATTATGATAGGATAAGGGGCAGATTAGGAGGGATGATGTGCAGATTGAAATCCTCTATGAGGATAATCATTTACTCATCGTTGAAAAGCCTGTAAATATGCCTTCACAAGCGGACAAAAGTCAAGATCCGGATGTGTTGACGACATTAAAGCAAATGATCAAAGTGCGCGATAATAAGCCAGGCAATGTCTATTTAGGACTGGTGCATCGCTTGGACCGACCGGTAGGGGGTGCCATGGTCTTTGCCAAGACGTCCAAAGCGGCTAGTCGCCTATCCGACTCCCTGCGTAAGCGAGCTATCAAGCGGATTTATTTGGCAGTTGTCATGGGACACGTCGCCCCAGAGGGAGAATTAAAGCACCACCTTTACAAAAATCGACAGAAAAACCATGTCTATGCCGTTGATCCCCAACATCCACAAGCTAAACCGGCTCATTTGAGTTATCAAAGGCTGCAACAAACGAAAGCTACCAGCCTCGTTAAAGTGGAACTACACACGGGTCGCTCGCACCAAATTCGGGTGCAATTTCAAGCCAGCGGTCACCCGCTCTACGGCGACCAAAAATATGGCGATCACCGCATCCAGAAGGGCACCCAAATTGCCCTATGGTCACACCGCCTAGCGATCCCTCATCCCACGCAAGATAAAGTCATAGAAGTAGTCAGCTATCCACCTGCCAAAGGTGTGTGGCGTGATTTTGGCTATTGAAGGTGAACGCTGTATTAGCCCTGCGGATGAGACGGAGCACGCCTAGAACTTGTGGCGAAGGATGTTACTAAGAGGTGCGCATTTCTACGTGCGAAAGGCACCCTATCTGGCAAGAGGACGAATATCAAGAAAAGCCCCACACAAGTTAGTTTGTGCGGGGCTTTGGCTATTTGCTTATAGTAAGTATGGGTCATCCATTGGATCAATGAGTGATTTAGGGTCAGCGGCATTGGTGTCGCGGCCATCTGGGCCTAAATCCTTGGCAGAAGCCGGTTCAGCGGGTTCTGTTGGAAAGTTCAGGGTTTCAAAGCCACGCGCATTCGCTTCGTCGTTAGCAGCTTCGGAATCTCTTGGGGTAGGGGTTAAATCGACGTCAGCAAGATCAATGCCCAGTGCCTGAGCGATACCGCGGCCATAATCTGGGTCCGCTTGGTAGCAATTGTTAATATGGCGGTGCTTAATCTGCATCGTTGAGTCGCCCATATTCCGTGCCGTATTCTCGAACAAGACTAGTTGTTGTTCCGGTGACATGGCGCGGAAGAGTTGGCCAGGTTGAGTGTAATAGTCATGGTCATCCTCGCGGAAGTCATAATACTTCACTTCGCCGCCTTGCATTGGTGGCTCAGCATTTCCTTTGGCATCATGCAAGTTATTGTATGAGTTCGGCGTATAGTGGATGGTGCCACCTCCGTTGCCGTCCAAGCGACCTTGGCCGTCGCGGGCGTAGAAGTTCAATTCTTCTTTCACCCCTCTTGGGTAGTTAACCGGAATTTGGTGGTAGTTAGCACCGAGGCGGTAACGGGCTGCATCTTGGTAAGAGAAAGCACGCGCTTGAAGCATCCGGTCAGGCGATAGGCCAATACCTGGTACTTGGGCATTCGGGTTAAAGGCCGCTTGCTCCACGTCTTGGAAATAGTTTTCCGGATTGCGGTTGAGTTCAAATTCACCAACTTCAATCAGTGGGAAATCTTTTTTGGGCCATACCTTGGTTAAGTCAAAAGGATTAAAAGGCATATTCTCTGCTTCTTCTTCCGTCATGACTTGAATATACATCTTCCAGCGTGGGAATTCCCCTTGTTCGATGGCATTGTATAAATCTGCTTGATGCGATTCACGGTCATCAGCGACGACGCGTTCTGCTTCTTGGTCTGTCAAGTTCTGAATGCCTTGCTGGCTACGGAAATGAAATTGCACCCAGGTACGCTCATTGGCTTCATTATACATGGCATAGGTATGCGAGGAGAAGCCGTGCATAAAGCGATAGGAGGATGGGATACCGCGGTCAGACATGGTAATGGTGATTTGATGCAAGGCTTCTGGAAGAGACGTCCAGAAATCCCAGTTAGTATTTGAACTGCGTAAATTGGTGCGTGGGTCACGCTTAATCGCCCGGTTCAAATCGATGAAATGCTTAGGATCGCGGTGGAAGAATACGGGGGTGTTATTGCCAGCTAAGTCCCAATTACCTTCCTCGGTATAGAATTTCAAGGCAAAACCACGAATATCACGTTCAGCATCGGCTGCACCGCGTTCACCAGCAACGGTTGAGAAGCGGGCGAACATTTCGGTTTGCTTGCCGATTTCTGAGAATAATTTCGCCCGCGTATATTGGGTAATATCATGGGTGACCGTGAACGTTCCAAAGGCACCAGAGCCTTTAGCATGCATGCGACGTTCAGGGATATTCTCGCGTGAGAAGGATTGTAGCTTCTCAATGAGCCAAGTGTCATGCATAACAATCGGGCCTCTTGCACCAGCGGTCATGGTATTGTCATTGTTGGTTACAGGAATACCGTCTAAGGTATGAGCTTGCTTGTTCTCAGGGACCCGGTCATTTCGACTGGATCCATAGGGTTTGAGGCCATTTTTGGCCATAGGGTTACGTAATTCTTCTGTCATTATTATCCTCCTATAATGTGTGATACATTGGTGCTTTAAGGCTAACAAATTTCTCGGATTTATCCAAATAGTTTGCTTGCAAGGGAGTCTTGCAGTAAAGTGAGGGTAGATTAAAAAGGAGGGATTGGCATGAAGCTTGGATTTATTGGAATTGGTGTGATGGGCAAGGCAATGGCCGGTCATTTACTCGATGCAGGCTATGAGGTGCATGTCTTTAATCGGACTAAGGCTAAAGCTGATACGTTGCTTGAACGGGGTGCTATTTGGCAGGATTCCCCGGCTGAAGTGACGAAGCAAGTAGACCTTGTGCTGTCCATTGTGGGCTATCCTGAGGATGTTCGGGAGATTTATTTCGGGGAGGAAGGCATTCTTCCGGCGGTTCGCCCGGGGCAAATCCTTATCGATATGACAACAAGTACTCCGGCCTTAGCTAAGGAAATCGCCGCCGTAGCTGAAGCCAAAGAAGCACTAGCCTTTGACGCGCCAGTATCTGGCGGGGACTTAGGGGCTAGAAACGGGACTTTAACGGTAATGGTTGGCGGTGAGGAAGCGGCCTTTGAAAGTGTTAAGCCAATTTTAAGCAGCTTTGCTAAGGAAGTCAGGTATTTCGGTCCAGCAGGCAGTGGTCAACATACGAAGGTGGCCAATCAAATTATGGTTGCTGGAACGATGACCGGTTTAACGGAAATGTTAGCCTATGCGAAAGCTGCCGACTTAACACTTGAAGATGTACTCCAAACAGTTGGCGGAGGGGCAGCAGCGAATTGGTCCTTGACCAATTACGGCCCACGTATCCTGCAAGCAGATTATAGCCCTGGTTTCTTTGTGAAGCATTTCGTCAAAGATTTGAAGATTGCGCTGGATGAAGCCGAAGCGATGGGCTTGTCCTTGCCGGCTACGACCTTAGCCTATGATTTATATGAACAATTGGCACAAGACCATGCCGACGAAGGCACCCAAGCTTTGATTAAGTTATGGTGGCCGGACGGTGAATAAAGAAACGCCCCAGACGCAAAGAAGGTCTGGGGTGAATTTCTGCTTGGCAATTAGAAGCTAATTGCGTGTGGCCATCGTCCATCGCTACACCGAAGCTAGGGTTTGGAAGCAGCTAAGCGCGCTTGGCGAAATAATTCGTCAGGCTACCGATGCCTTGAATATGGACGTCCATACGGTCACCCGCTGTGAGCCAGTTTTGTTCTTCGGGTTTTTGGCCCAGAATGACGCCTTCCGGTGTGCCAGTGAAGATCAAATCACCTGGTTCCAGCGTTATATGATGGGAGATATAGCTAATGATGCGCGGATTATTGAAGATCATATGCCGGGTATTGGAAGACTGAACGACTTTACCATTTAATTCTAAGGAAATATCTAAGTTCTGCCCATCGAGGTCATCTGCTTCAACAATCCAAGGCCCCACCGGGGCAAAATGGTTGGCCGTCTTGCCAAGGAGTCATTGCTGGGCACCCATAAATTGTAAAGCCCGGATGGATAAATCATTGCCGATACTATAACCGAAGACGTAATTTAAAGCGTCCTCTTCAGCAATCGCAAATCCTGGCTGGTCAATTACCAGGACCAGTTCTGCCTCGTAGTCCAATTCCTTACCCTTTAGCGGCTGGGGAATGACGGCTTGGTGTCTGGTGAGGGCATTGTTGAATTTACTGAAGATAACCGGCTCACTTGGCAAATCTGCCTGGGATTCACTGACGTGTTCTTGGTAATTTAAACCAACACAGAGAATCTTTTCTGGATTTTCGATAATGGGCAAGAAAGGTAATCTTAGCGTCGTCGAGTTGATAGGGTGTTAAGTCTGAGTTAGCAATCAGGGATTTATCAGTGTTTATTTGCTTCGTTTCAAGTAGACTTTTGATAGTTGAAGGAAGTTGGGGCTCTTTCGCTTCGAGTAAGCGCGTCACATGGATGAATGTATCTTGATATACTGCACCAATATGCGCCTGTTCACCTTCTTGGAAATTAAACCATTTCATCTATAAGCACGATCCTTTGGAATATTCGTTAAAACCATTATAGCTATCCTCTGAATGGATTTATAGGAATACTACGAAATTGCTGCTTAGAGGAGCCTTCATGAACAAATAGCAAACAGAAAAGCCAGCGATTTAGCTGGCTTTTCTGGAATGGAATGATGGATTGTATGTTGTTTATATTATTTACGTAATGTTTCGAAAGCTTTGGCCCAAGCAACCGTTGCATCAACTAGGCCTTGAACTGTTGGTTTACGGTAGTCGAATGGCTTGAAAGTACCTTCTTCAAATTCTGTGAATAAGTTAAAGTCAGCAAATTGACCAACAGTTGCCACATTGAAGTTTGATAGAGTGATACGTAGGGTTTGAATGGCTGTTACAGCACCGGTTGAGCCATAACCTACAAGGCCAGCTGCTTTATTGCCCCATTCTGGTGAAATAACGTCTAAGGCATTTAATAAGGCTGGTGTGTTGTTCTTGTTATATTCTGGAGTTACGAAGATGAAGCCATCTAAGGAATCAATCTTCTCAGACCAGCGTTGCGTGCGCTCATCTGGATAGTTGCGGTTTAACATCCCTGGAGGGGCTGTATCGATCATAGGTAGATCGTAATCTTTAATATCAACGATTTCGAACTTAGCGTCTTGATTGTGAGCTTTCGCTACTTCAAGAACATATTCAGCAACTTGTAAGTTTACCCGGTCTGTACGGGTGCTTCCTGTAATAATACCAATTTTTGTCATTATTTATTTCCTCCATTAGAAAATTACTCGCTTATTCTTAAGCTAGTTTGATTATACGAATTCGAGATATTTTTTGCAAGGCCGGTGTTTGATGGATAATATATTGAATATTGCAGTAAATATATCTATGAAAAGGTTAGTGTATTTCCTTCATTTCAGAAATTACGGGCCAGTAAAAAAATCGGGAAATTGACAAGAAAGCGCTTTTTGGCTATTGATATTGTTTTGTCATCTTTGGATTAATTATTATTATCATCGCTAGGGATTTGTTTGAAAGCCTATATTAGTAAATAAATATGTGATAAAATCTAAGCAAGAAATTATCCAAAGGATGTGAGTGACATCGAAGTGATGGAAGCATTTATCCAAGGTAAAGCTTCACCTGAATTATGTGAGGATGCCTTGATTCAAACCCAAGATTATATTGCTGTGATTGATGGCGTGACGGCCAAGTCCAATTTCACTTACCAAGGGCATAAGACGGGTTGGTTAATGGCCCAACTTGTCAAGAAAGTTCTCGAACGTCTTGAGCCAGCTGCAGATTTCCAGGCCTTTCTTCAAGCGGTCAATCAAGAAGTTCGCGCTTTCTACCAGAAAGTAGACTTTACGGAAGATATTAAGTTATTCGGCCTGCAGGCGGTAGGGGCAATTTATTCCAATCATCGCCGGGAAATTTGGTTGGTGGGGGATTGCCAAGTTATGGTTGATGGGAAGCGGTACCAGCAGACGAAGTTGAGTGATGATGTGCTCGAAGGATTACGCAGCTTAGTGATTCATCTGAGCAGCGAGGATGAGTCTGACGTTCAGGAGGCCCGTTCGGTGATTGAACCGTGGATTGTGCAATCAACCCAGTTTGCCAATGATCCGACGACGCCTTTTGGCTACGCGGTCTTTAATGGTGAAGAAATTCCCTTAGACCTTGTACAAATTATTCCCCTCACTGATGCCAGTCATGAAGTCATCCTAGCGACTGATGGATATCCCCAGCTTGAAGAGACTTTGGAAGCGAGTGAGGCTTATTTAGCCCAAGTCTTGGCAGAGGATCCGCTTTTATATCGCCAGGAGTTCTCAACCAAGGGCTTACAAGCAGGCAATCATAGCTTTGATGACCGGACGTATATTCGTTTCAAGGTAAAGGAAATATGATGAAGAAAGCAATTTATTTATGTGTGCTACTCCTCTTAACCGCTTGCCAAGCGAAGGATCAGCAATCTTCCCAGGAGGAAGCCAGTCTATCGAGTGCAGAAGTCACTTCCCATAGTGAAGAGGCAGCAGCCGAGCCGGAGCCATTGACCTTAAGTGAGCCCTTGGCAGGGCTTCCTGCCAAGACGACCTACGAACCTTGGGAAGGGGAGGCGAACCGTTTCGTTATTCGCTCAGTCGGCGATGTGTTGATTCATGACCGGGTCAGTCACTTAGCCGATACCTCGCATGAACTATACCAAGCAGCCAAAGCACAAATGCCGGCGGAGGTTTATGGTTTTGAGCCTGTCGCGGCGGATTTTCTAGCTGAAGGTTATGATTTCGATCCAATGGTTTGGCACATAGCTCCCTTTGTCGCCTATGCTGATTTATCGATTGCGAATTTGGAAGTCATCGCAGCCTCGCCGCAACTGCCGATGGCTGGCTATCCGCAATTTAACGCACCTAGAGCTATTCTAACTACTTTGAAGAAATTGGGGATTGACCACGTCACCAATGGATCTAACCACACTTTAGATTGGTACGGGGAAGGTGCACGAACGTCCATTGAGAATATCTCAGAAGTTGGCTTAACCTATTCCGGCTCTTATGCCTCTTGGGAAGACTATGCCCAACCGCGGATTTATGAAGCAAACGGGCTGAAAGTTGGCTTGCTGACTTATTCTTACGGTACCAATGGCATGCCTATCCCGCCGGGAGAAGAGTACTTAATTAGCTTAACTGACTTAGATATTATGCTGGAGGAAATTGCGCAAGTTCAGAATCAATGCGATGCGATGGTCGTGACCTTGCAGTTAGGTCCGGAATATGATCCATGGCCAGATGCCACGCAAGAACATGTCTTTCAAGCTTTGGCCGATGCGGGTGTGGACGTGATATTAGGGGGCCATCCCCATGTCTTGCAACCCTTGGTTTGGTTGAATGAAGGCGGTAGCTTTGGTATATATTCACAAGCCAGCTTTGTCTCAGGCCAAGAAGACTTGAGCAATAAACAAGGTGGCATTACTGAGATTGTGCTAGAGAAAGCAGCAGATGGTCAAGTTAGTGTCACAGATGTGAGCTTTATGCCCATCTTTATGCTAGGCGTGCGCGATGAGAAGATGTATGAAACAGTTCCTTTGGCTGATTATGATTACTATCAAATCCCTGATGGAGCATCTTGGTGGTCAGAATTAGCCGAGCGTATGCAGGCTTTTACGACTGAAGTGAATTATGTCACCCATTTAGAGACGGCATGGACTGAAGCAACGGATTCAACTTTTCGTTAGAACCTACACGGATGAGTCATAAGGCAATGGGAAGGTATGTTGCTTCATCTTTTGCTAGGTTTAAGGGTATTCATTGTGTAGTCACCCTCATCGGATGGTTGTACTTCTTTTGAAGGATATTTAGCTTAAGTAAAGTTAATGCAAACCTGAAGCCAGTGTAATGACTGGCTTTATTCATGGGTGCATTTTATAATAAGAACGTAGCCAGATGCGCTTTAAGCGCCAATGAACCGTGTATAAGAAGAAGTCTAATAAATAATGAGGTGAGTGCATGTGAGTGATTCCACCAATACTAAAAATCTTCTCGCTGAGAGTTTCCAGCAACTTATTCTGGAAAACCCTTCCGAAAAATAACCGTAAAGAATATAACCGATGGGGCGGGGGTCATTCGGCCGACCTTCTATAACTATTACCAAGACAAAAATGAACTATTTGAGTATATTTTGGAGCGGGATTTATTTGCCTTTTTGGAGAATTTAATCAGTGTCGACTTGCTCGGTGAAGTCGTTTCGATGATTTTTATTTATTTCGATCGGCATATGGCTTTCTACCAGAGAGCCTTTGAAACAGAAGGGCAGAATTCCTTTGAAGAAATTCTTACGTTGAAGATGACAGCATTAGTTGAGCGGATCTTCGATCAGTATCCTATGCGGGATTTCGAAGCTGTTTCCTTCTTCAGTAGCCAGTCTATTAGTCATTATTATGGTATTGTAACGGTAATTATTATTAAGTTATGGCTGCAGGAGGGGACGAAACGAAATACCGATGTGGATCAAGTTATTAGTGCGTATAAATTCTTCGCGACCCATTCCTTTGATGATGTGATTGATATTGAAAATCCTAATTACTAAAGGACATAAAAGTGAGCTGTACGTTGAAAATTAACGCATAGCTCACTTTTGTCTTATTGGATTTCTGTTTGTTCTTGGTCGATATGGCGGATAACTCGGGCGGGGTTTCCGGCGACGACCGTGTGGGCTGGGACGTCTTTGGTGACGACGGAGCCGGTCCCAACGACGGCGCCTTCGCCGATAGTAACGCCGGGAAGGATGCTGACATCTCCGCCAATCCAAACATGGTCTGAGATGGTTATAGGTAAGGCTTGTTCATAGCCTTGGTCCCTTTCCTTGTAGTTGAGCGGGTGTCTGGCCGTATAAAAGCCGGCATTTGGGCCAATAAAGACGTGGTTACCTATGGTCATGGCGCCCCCATCCATCAGGTAAGCATTGTGATTAATTGAGACATAGTCTCCTAGGCTAATGTTCCAGCCGTAATCAACCATCAAAGGTGGCAGCCATTCACTGTTACCTAAGGGTTGTTGAATGAGTTCTTCGATCAGCTGATTTCTTTCGGCTAGGTCGATTGTTTGGTTAATTTGTGTGGCTAAGGCCTTGGCTTGGTTACGCTCTTTGAGCAAGGCGTCGTCATAATTAGCGTCATACCAAGCGCCAGCAAGCATTTTGTCTCTTTCGTTCATAAATTTACTCCATTATTTATTTGTACTTTGTAACTAGGCAAAGTGGTATGTCTTTATTATAATAACAATACGTAGACTTGTCTAACGGTTTTACATGGGGAAGGAGTTACCATGGAGTATGTAGCCTTTGATTTTGAGACGGCTAATCATGAGAAAGCGTCGGCCTGTTCCTTGGGTGCGGTTCGCGTTAGGAATGGGATTATGGAGGCGCATTTCTATGAATTAATTGATCCTAAGACTTATTTCACGCCAAAGAATATCGCTATTCATGGTATTCTTCCGGAGGATGTGGCGGGGCAGGCTGATTATGCGGAAGTGATCGCCCGCTTTACCGATTTCACGAAGGGCCTGCCTGTCGTGAGTCATAGTCAGTTTGACCGGCGGGTGATTCAAGCTGAGAATCGACGTTATCGTCGGTCCGCTTTAGGGCTAGATTATTTCGATTCCTATCAACTGGCACGCTCAATTTGGGCGGGTAAATTACCCCGCTTTGGTCTGAAACCGCTCAGTGAGCAAATTAAATTTGAGTTTAACCATCATAATGCCCTCGAGGATTCCCGGGCTGCAGCTTATATTATCCATGCCCTCGGCATGTATACTAAGAGTGAGACGGTCGAAGAGCTCCTAGCTGCCGCCGGTGTGCAGGCTTTTTATAAATTGTAGTATTGACTTTGGCGCGGCATCTAGCTAACTAGCGGCCTTAACGATACGCGAGCATATGCGTCATATGAGGCTTTGATTAAGCCATATCTAGGCGGCATTAGCAATTTTGGCTTGCAGAATAAGCGGATTGAGGCTTGTTGAACCATGTGCTTTGTGATATATTAAACAACAAGAATGTTATGGCTTATTTAGAAAGGAAATGCGCATGTCACTTTCGATTAATTTACCTAATATCACTGTCGGTGTCGATGCTTATGAAGCGATTGAGCGTTATGCAAGGCCTTATGGAAGCAAGGCGGTTCTCATTGGGGGCAAGAAAGCCCTGGCCGCGGCTGAAGCGCGTATTCAAGCAGCCCTTTCAGACAGTTCGATTACAATCATTGATACCTTGTGGTACGGGGGGATTGCTAGTTTAAGTAATATTTCCCAATTAATGGATCAGCCCAGCGTACAAGCAGCCGATATGCTTTTCGCAGTGGGAGGAGGCAATGCTTGCGACACGGTCAAAACATTGGGCAAGCGCTTGGGGAACAAGCCGGTATTTACCTTTCCGACCATTGCTTCCAACTGTGCGCCAACGACCAAAGTAAGTGTTCTTTACGAGGATGATGGGGAAATGCATGGCTTGGATTTCCAAGATGCTCCGGCGATTCATTGCTTTGCCGATAGTCAAATTATTGCTGAAGCACCCACTCAGTACCTTTGGGCTGGGATTGCGGACGCTTT
This region of Suicoccus acidiformans genomic DNA includes:
- a CDS encoding CapA family protein, coding for MKKAIYLCVLLLLTACQAKDQQSSQEEASLSSAEVTSHSEEAAAEPEPLTLSEPLAGLPAKTTYEPWEGEANRFVIRSVGDVLIHDRVSHLADTSHELYQAAKAQMPAEVYGFEPVAADFLAEGYDFDPMVWHIAPFVAYADLSIANLEVIAASPQLPMAGYPQFNAPRAILTTLKKLGIDHVTNGSNHTLDWYGEGARTSIENISEVGLTYSGSYASWEDYAQPRIYEANGLKVGLLTYSYGTNGMPIPPGEEYLISLTDLDIMLEEIAQVQNQCDAMVVTLQLGPEYDPWPDATQEHVFQALADAGVDVILGGHPHVLQPLVWLNEGGSFGIYSQASFVSGQEDLSNKQGGITEIVLEKAADGQVSVTDVSFMPIFMLGVRDEKMYETVPLADYDYYQIPDGASWWSELAERMQAFTTEVNYVTHLETAWTEATDSTFR
- a CDS encoding sugar O-acetyltransferase gives rise to the protein MNERDKMLAGAWYDANYDDALLKERNQAKALATQINQTIDLAERNQLIEELIQQPLGNSEWLPPLMVDYGWNISLGDYVSINHNAYLMDGGAMTIGNHVFIGPNAGFYTARHPLNYKERDQGYEQALPITISDHVWIGGDVSILPGVTIGEGAVVGTGSVVTKDVPAHTVVAGNPARVIRHIDQEQTEIQ
- a CDS encoding catalase; the protein is MTEELRNPMAKNGLKPYGSSRNDRVPENKQAHTLDGIPVTNNDNTMTAGARGPIVMHDTWLIEKLQSFSRENIPERRMHAKGSGAFGTFTVTHDITQYTRAKLFSEIGKQTEMFARFSTVAGERGAADAERDIRGFALKFYTEEGNWDLAGNNTPVFFHRDPKHFIDLNRAIKRDPRTNLRSSNTNWDFWTSLPEALHQITITMSDRGIPSSYRFMHGFSSHTYAMYNEANERTWVQFHFRSQQGIQNLTDQEAERVVADDRESHQADLYNAIEQGEFPRWKMYIQVMTEEEAENMPFNPFDLTKVWPKKDFPLIEVGEFELNRNPENYFQDVEQAAFNPNAQVPGIGLSPDRMLQARAFSYQDAARYRLGANYHQIPVNYPRGVKEELNFYARDGQGRLDGNGGGTIHYTPNSYNNLHDAKGNAEPPMQGGEVKYYDFREDDHDYYTQPGQLFRAMSPEQQLVLFENTARNMGDSTMQIKHRHINNCYQADPDYGRGIAQALGIDLADVDLTPTPRDSEAANDEANARGFETLNFPTEPAEPASAKDLGPDGRDTNAADPKSLIDPMDDPYLL
- a CDS encoding NAD(P)-dependent oxidoreductase — encoded protein: MKLGFIGIGVMGKAMAGHLLDAGYEVHVFNRTKAKADTLLERGAIWQDSPAEVTKQVDLVLSIVGYPEDVREIYFGEEGILPAVRPGQILIDMTTSTPALAKEIAAVAEAKEALAFDAPVSGGDLGARNGTLTVMVGGEEAAFESVKPILSSFAKEVRYFGPAGSGQHTKVANQIMVAGTMTGLTEMLAYAKAADLTLEDVLQTVGGGAAANWSLTNYGPRILQADYSPGFFVKHFVKDLKIALDEAEAMGLSLPATTLAYDLYEQLAQDHADEGTQALIKLWWPDGE
- a CDS encoding TetR/AcrR family transcriptional regulator C-terminal domain-containing protein, which codes for MENLISVDLLGEVVSMIFIYFDRHMAFYQRAFETEGQNSFEEILTLKMTALVERIFDQYPMRDFEAVSFFSSQSISHYYGIVTVIIIKLWLQEGTKRNTDVDQVISAYKFFATHSFDDVIDIENPNY
- a CDS encoding NADPH-dependent FMN reductase, with the translated sequence MTKIGIITGSTRTDRVNLQVAEYVLEVAKAHNQDAKFEIVDIKDYDLPMIDTAPPGMLNRNYPDERTQRWSEKIDSLDGFIFVTPEYNKNNTPALLNALDVISPEWGNKAAGLVGYGSTGAVTAIQTLRITLSNFNVATVGQFADFNLFTEFEEGTFKPFDYRKPTVQGLVDATVAWAKAFETLRK
- a CDS encoding protein phosphatase 2C domain-containing protein, whose protein sequence is MEAFIQGKASPELCEDALIQTQDYIAVIDGVTAKSNFTYQGHKTGWLMAQLVKKVLERLEPAADFQAFLQAVNQEVRAFYQKVDFTEDIKLFGLQAVGAIYSNHRREIWLVGDCQVMVDGKRYQQTKLSDDVLEGLRSLVIHLSSEDESDVQEARSVIEPWIVQSTQFANDPTTPFGYAVFNGEEIPLDLVQIIPLTDASHEVILATDGYPQLEETLEASEAYLAQVLAEDPLLYRQEFSTKGLQAGNHSFDDRTYIRFKVKEI
- a CDS encoding RluA family pseudouridine synthase — protein: MQIEILYEDNHLLIVEKPVNMPSQADKSQDPDVLTTLKQMIKVRDNKPGNVYLGLVHRLDRPVGGAMVFAKTSKAASRLSDSLRKRAIKRIYLAVVMGHVAPEGELKHHLYKNRQKNHVYAVDPQHPQAKPAHLSYQRLQQTKATSLVKVELHTGRSHQIRVQFQASGHPLYGDQKYGDHRIQKGTQIALWSHRLAIPHPTQDKVIEVVSYPPAKGVWRDFGY
- a CDS encoding exonuclease domain-containing protein — translated: MEYVAFDFETANHEKASACSLGAVRVRNGIMEAHFYELIDPKTYFTPKNIAIHGILPEDVAGQADYAEVIARFTDFTKGLPVVSHSQFDRRVIQAENRRYRRSALGLDYFDSYQLARSIWAGKLPRFGLKPLSEQIKFEFNHHNALEDSRAAAYIIHALGMYTKSETVEELLAAAGVQAFYKL